TATAGGTGCCGGACAGCAGCGTGCCGAGGCCGGAGGCACCGCTCATGCCGGCACGCGGGCGCACGATCCAGAAGCGCGTGCCGTGGGTGGCGAAGTCGGCGGCCTCCTGGTTCAGCTGCACCGTGACAAGGACGCGGGACAGGTCCGTCGACAGCCTGACCGCCGTCACCATGCCGATGTCGACGTCGTTGTACCTGACCGGCGTCTTGCCGGGCTCGATGCCTTCGCCGTCCTGGAAACCGAGGGTGATGGCCGGCCCGTGCCCGCGCACTTGCCCGGCGACGAGGCCGATGCTGACCAGCGCCGCCAGCATCGGCACCAGCCAGATGAGCAACTGCAGCCAGCGGAGCCGATGCGCCGGAGGATGTCCGGCGGCGTCGCGCTGGCAGCGTGCGACGCCCGGCAGCCGGCGGGGCCGGCCATCGCCCGGAGCGTCGGGGCGGGATGGCTTGGTCATGGCCGCGCGGAGTCGACTCGGTGGTCGCCGTCGGAGCAGGCTCAACTGGCGGCTTATTTCAGCTGCGCGACCAGTGCATCGGCCCCTTTCTCGACTCCGGTCTTGGCGGCGCTCAGCGAGCCGATGCTCGCCCCCAGATTCCACGGGCTGGGGTACTGCTTGGTCACGTAGGCGTTGAGCAGCCGGTTGTTGGACGCGTCATAGATTTCGACCGCGTACATGACGAAGCCGGTGAAGGTGCCTTCCCGGCCGCGGGCAGTCTGCACACCGTTGTAGATGCCGCCGGCGATATCGAAGCGCGACAGCGTGCCGAGCACCGGGGTGGTGGTGTCCGCACCGGTCAGCGTCAGCTTCAGGCGCAGCGTGTTCGGGCCCGCGTCGTTCGCGAGCTCGAAGCGCGATTGCAGCTTCTCGGCGAACTTGGCCTGCATGTACCCGGCCAGCGCGGCGCGATCGGTCTCGCTCATGTCGCCGAACTGGCTGTCGGCGCCGCGATAGACCGCCACCGGATCGATCTGGATGCGCCGGTACTTCCGCCAGTCGACCTGGGTGGCGTAGCTGTACGGCATGCGGCCGGACGCGTCCTGCAGATTGGGCTTCATGTAGGAGGACGAAGCGATCCCCGAATACGCAACGGGCTGGACGCTTGCGCAGCCCGCCAGCACGGCGCAGGTCGTGGCGATCAGCAGGTGCCGTGCCTTGTGTGATGTGTTCATGTCGATCTCCGGTTCCGATTCCGCACCTGTCGCCCCGGGGCGCAGGCTTCTTGTGCATGGCGGGCCATGCGAGGCTGCAGACTAGCATCGGCCGCCTCGGATGTAAACCGACCAGACGGTTTGTTTTGTGTGGGGGAAAAGGCTGACGGACAGTGCCCGGCGCATGCCGGTTCACCCGGAAAGCGCATCGGACAAGGGTTTGCGGCTGGATTTCCCATGGACGCCCACCGCTGCCGCGCCTGTTGCGGCACGGCCACCGGCCATCTGCCGAGGGATGTCAGGGGAGGGGGGCGGGCAAGCCGGCGTGCTGTGTTCGCCACACGCCGGTTTGGGTCACGGTTTCAGTGGCTCTGGCCGCTGCGGGCCGGCTTGCGTGCGGGCCGCGCGGCGCGCGGCTTCTTGGCATCCGGAGCATCCGGCCATTGGTGGTCGTCCAGCAATCGCTCGAACAGGCGATCGCGTTCCTGTACGGACAGGGCGCTCAGTCCGAACAGCGCGCTCAGCGCGAGTCCCTTGGCGGCCTCCATGCGCAGGAGCGACAGGTCCGGATCGGTCGCCTCGGCCCGGATGCGTTCGATCGCATCGGCTTCCATCTGCCGGTTGAGGGCGAGCAGTTCCGGGTCTTCGATCAGCGCGGCGAGGATGGCGAACGCGACGGAGTGGGGGGTCGTGATGCTCTCGCGCAGCGTTGCGATCTGTGCGGCAAGGTGGGCCTGCGGCCGGTCTTCGCCGATCGCGGCCAGATAGCCTCGGGTGAACTTGTCGAAGTGCTCGATCTGGTGCTCGAGCAGCGCCTTGAGCACCGCGCCCTTGTTGGGGAACTGGTGCATCAGTCCGCCCTTGCTGATGCCGCTCTCCCGCGCGATGGCATCGAACGTCAATTGGCCCGGACCATCGCGCGAAAGAATGGCCAGCGCCGCCTGGATGGCGGCCTTGCGGGAGCGTTCCGATCGGGTTGTGTTATCCACCATGGATGTGTTCAGGGCTGGCGCGGCTGCCGGCGCGGCCGCGCGATCGCCCGCCCGGAGCGGCGGGTCGGTTCATGCAAAGGGTCACTGGACCGCCATTCTACAAGTCCGCCCCCCCATGCCTCCGGCGGCGTCCGCAGGAAACGGCGCATCGCATGCGCCTAGGCGCAACCTAAGCCGCTTCCGGTATCATCCTCGGCTGCTTTCAGGAGGAGCACTTGGATATCGTGATGCAACTGATCGACATCGTGCTGCATGTCGACAAATCGCTGGGGATGCTGATCCAGCAATACGGCGCGTGGGTCTACGTGCTGCTGTTCGCCATCGTGTTTGCCGAAACCGGCCTGGTGGTGCTGCCGTTCCTGCCGGGCGACACGCTATTGTTCATTGCCGGCGCCATGTGCGCAACCGGCCAGATGGATGCCTGGCTGCTGATCGCCCTGCTGGTGACGGCCGCGGTCACGGGCAATACGGTCAACTATTTCGTCGGCACCTGGATCGGGCCGAAAGTGTTCGACGGGCATATCCGCTTTCTCGACCACGAGGCGTTGCTCAAGACGCACGCCTTCTACGAGCGCCACGGCGGCAAGACACTGGTGATGGCGCGCTTCATTCCGGTGGTGCGCACGTTCGCGCCGTTCGTGGCCGGCGTGTCGAAGATGACCTTCGCCAAGTTCCAGCTGTTCAACATGATCGGGGCGGTGCTGTGGGTGGCGATCCTGGTGCTGTCCGGCGAAGCCTTCGGCACCGTGCCGGTGATCCGCGACCACCTGAACACCATCGTGCTGATCGGCCTGGGCGCGGCCGTCGTGCCGCTGGTGCTGGGCGGGCTGTGGAAGCTGCTCAAGCGCCGCCGCACGGTGGTGCAGAAATAAGCCTCAGTTGAGGTTGCGGCTCATGGCGCGCAGCGTCGGCATGCGCTCCTTGAGCTTGGGGGTGTCGGCCGCATCGGGGCGGGCATCCACATAGGCTTCCAGGTCGGCCAGGGCCGGCCGGAAGCATTCCAGGTTGGCGTAGGCCAGCCCCCGGTCGCGCACCTCTTCGATCGACTCCGGCAGCAGGATCACCAGCCGCTGCTGCACCGCTAGCAGCCGCTGCCAGCGCGATTCCTGCAGATAGATCGCCTTCAGGTTGCGCAGCATGCGCGCGACGATCTCGCGGTGCGTCGCCACCTGCAGGAACACCCCGAGCGGTACCGAGTTCGGGTCTTCGATGCCTTCCTTTTCCAGGTACGGGTCGAGCATCTCCTGCAGTTCTTCCTTCGACAGCGTCTGCCCGGTCAGCGGATCGATCACGACCTCGCCTGCGGGAATGCTCATGCGCACCAGGAAGTGGTTCGGGAAGGACACGCCCTTGAGCGGCAGCCCGATCTGCTGCCCGATCTCCATCAGCAGCACCGCCAGCGAGATCGGGATGCCGCGCCGTGTCTGCAGCACGGCATTCAGGTAGGAGTTCTCGGGGTCGTAGTAATCGTTTGCATTGGGCCCGAAGCCCAGCTCGCGATAGAAGAACTGGTTGAGCACCCGCAGGCGCTGGATGGCCGGCGTGCCTTCGACGATGCGGCTCTTCAGCCGTGCGACGAGCATGTCGATGGCGGCCAGCTCGGCCTGCAGGTCCAGGTCCGGGTAGGCGTCCTGCGCGATCGACAGGGCGGTTTCTGTCAGGGGGATGCTGTCGTCGTCCGCGACCAGGGCCGAAAAATAATCGAGGACTTTGGTTGCCATCAGATCGCCCTTTTCCTGAAGGTGGAGAACTTCAAGCCGGTGAGCCACAGTGTACCGAAATACACCACCGCGCACAGGATCAGGCAGGCCCCCAGCAGCGCGACGCGCATCAGCGGCCGGGCACCCATGCCCACCCAGTCGAACGTCTGCGCAAACCAGAGCAGCACGCCCGCGAGCAGCAGCACGGCTGCTGTCACCTGCGCAAGAAACAGGCCCCAGCCGGGCAGCGGGTGGTAATAGCCGCGCCGGCGCAATCCGAGGAACAGCAGCGCCGCGTTGATGGTCGCGCCGAAGCTGATCGACAGTGCCAGCCCCGCGTGTCCGAACGTCGGCACGAACACCATGTTGGACAGCTGCGTCACCACCAGCACGACCAGCGCGATCTTCACCGGCGTGCGGATGTCCTGCCGCGCGTAAAAGCCCGGCGCCAGAATCTTGATGACGATCAGCCCGATCAGTCCGATGCCGTACGACACCAGGGCCTGCCGCGTCATCTCCACGTCCAGCGTGTTGAACCGGCCGTAATGGAACAGGGTGGCCGTCAACGGTGCACCGAAGACGAACAGCCCCACCGCGGACGGCACCGCCAGCAGCACGGTCAGGCGCAGGCCCCAGTCGAGCAGTGAGGAATATTCTTCCCGATGGTTTTCCGCGCTGGCCTTGGACAGGCTCGGCAGCAGGATGGTCCCGAGCGCCACGCCCAGCAGGGCGGTCGGGAATTCCATCAGGCGGTCCGCGTAGTTCAGCCACGACACGCTACCGGCCGGCAGGCGCGAGGCGATGTTGGTGTTGATGATGAGGCTGAGCTGCGCCACCGAGACCGACAGCGTGGCCGGCAGCATCTGCTTGAGCACGCGGCGCACGCCGGGATGGTGCCATGCCCCGCGCACGTTGAGCGACACGCGCGGCAGCATGCCGATGCGGCGCAGCGACGGAACCTGGATCGCCAACTGCAGGATGCCGCCCACCATCACCGCGTAGGCCTGCGCGTAGATCGGCGTCTGCAGCATCGGCGCCACGAACACGGCCGCCACGATGAACGACAGATTCAGCAGCACCGGCGTGAAGGCCGGAACCCCGAACTGGCGCCAGGTGTTGAGGATGCCCGACGCAAGCGCCACCAGCGACACCAGTCCGATGTACGGGAACATCACCCGCGTCATGAACACCGCCGAGATGTAGGCCTGGCTCTCGTGCGTCTTGAAGCCGGTCGCGACCGCGGTGACGATCAGCGGCGCGCCGATCACGCCCAGCGCCGAGATCGCCACCAGGAACCACGTCATCACTGTCGCCACCGCATCGATCAGCGCGCGCGTCTGGGCCTCGCCCTGGCGGTTCTTGAACTCGCCCAGGATGGGCACGAACGCCTGCGAGAACGCGCCCTCGGCCGACAGTCGGCGCAGGAGGTTGGGGATGCGGAAGGCAACGTTGAAGGCATCGGTGTAGACCGAGGCCCCGAAGGCGCGGGCAATCAGCGTTTCCCGGATCAGGCCGGTGATGCGTGACAACATGGTCAGGCCGCTGATCGTGGCGAGGGTTCTGAGCAGATTCAAGGTGGAAGCGTGGTTGGTGCGCCGCTGCGCGCAGGCGTGGCGGATCAGACCGCGGACACCCCGGGCGGGTTCGCTGCCTCGGGTCGGCTGGATGCGGCCGTATTATAGGGACCGCTTCATCACGCACTCAATGAATGTGACTTGCGTTTCACCCCATGCGGAGCCACGGGCGATTTCACAACACGGTTTGCATTGACTGCGCAGATGTGGGTATAATTGCCGTTTCTCACGCATTCGCGCGCTTCGGCCATCCGTGTCTCCCGGGGCGCTTGCAACAGTTTTCTTCAGGAAATTTTCCATGGCAAACACCGCACAAGCACGCAAGCGCGCACGCCAAGCTGTCGTCCAGAACGCGCACAATTCCGCGCTGCGTTCGCGCCTGCGCACCGCTGTCAAGGCCGTTCGCAAGGCCATCGCCGGCGGCGACAAGGCAGCCGCTGCCAACGTGTTCAAGCAGGCCCAGAGCACGATCGACAGCATCGCTGACAAGAAGATCGTCCACAAGAACAAGGCTGCGCGCGCCAAGTCGCGCCTGTCCGCTGCCATCAAGGCAATGGGCGCCTGAGTTCGGGTGGCGCCGGCCTGGGCCGGCGCATTGCGCGGCAGACTGCTGTCGTGCACCGACATGAAAAAAGCCTGTCTTCGGACAGGCTTTTTGCTTTTGCGTGCGCCGTTCGTGGCGCACGGCTCGATGGGATTCAGCTTTTCGCCGGGGTGGCGCTTTCCGGCAGCAGGCAGGCTTCGACCAGCTGCAGGTTGTTGTCGTGCGCGAAGTTGAGGACGAAGTCCAGTGCCTTGGGTTCGATCTCGCGCAGGCGTTCGTCCACGAAGACGCTCTTGATGCCGCCCGACATGACGGGGCGCACGTAGGGCGAGTAGGTGAAGCGGGGGTCCCCGGTATCCCCGGCCGGCCGGAACTGCGCCATCACGCCGCACAGCCGATCGGCCCAGTCGCTCGGTCGGAAGGTTTTTCCGTCACGGGTGACGCCCTGGATAAAGAATTGGCGTGGGTTGGCTGCCATGGACTGCGTGAGGCTTGTGGAGAATTGCAAACGGCTTCGATCGTGCATGTTCTGCAGCGTTCGAATGGGGGGCGCGTACTGGTGCGGATGGTGCGCTCGCCTGGTTGCGGGCTCGTGAACCGGCTTGTGGTGCCGGTTTGCGGGCGGTCGGGGCATCCGAGGCTGGCGGTATTATATCTTATATAAGACTTTCATCGGCCTTTCAGCGGTGCCGTGTGGCAGCGCCGCCGGTGCGGGCGCCAAGCTCGCCAAACCGGCGGCGATCCCGTATGATGCCTTGAATCGACATCAGGCAAGGCGGCTAGGGCGGCGCGGATGGGTCATACCACGGAGCGCCGACTGCGGGCCGCCTTCGTTGTTTTATGAACCCACCAAGCAAGATCAAGCATTACCTGCAGTTCAAGGACTTTTCCCAGGAAGAGTACGCGTACCTGCTGGACCGCTCCAGGATCCTCAAGGCCAAGTTCAAGAACTACGAGACGTGGCACCCGCTGCATGACCGCACGCTGGCCATGATCTTTGAGAAGAATTCCACGCGCACGCGTCTGTCGTTCGAAGCCGGCATCCACCAGCTCGGCGGCCACGCCGTCTTCCTCAACACGCGCGACTCGCAACTGGGCCGCGGCGAGCCGATCGAGGACGCGGCGCAGGTCATCTCCCGCATGACCGACATCATCATGATCCGCACCTTCGGGCAGGAGATCATCGAGCGCTTTGCCGCCCACTCGCGCGTGCCGGTCATCAACGGGCTGACCAACGAATACCATCCGTGCCAGGTGCTGGCCGACATCTTTACCTTCATCGAGCACCGTGGCCCGATCCAGGGCAAGACCGTCACCTGGGTCGGCGACGCCAACAACATGGCGTACACCTGGATCCAGGCGGCCGAGATACTCGGCTTCCGCTTCCATTTCTCCGCGCCCAAGGGCTACCAGCTCGATCCGGCCATGGTGGCCGACTCCAGCCGCCCGTTCGTGCACGTGTTCGAGAACCCGCTCGAAGCCTGCGAAGGCGCCCACCTGGTGACCACCGACGTGTGGACCAGCATGGGCTACGAGGCCGAGAACGAAGCGCGCAAGAAGGCCTTCGGCGACTGGATGGTCACCGAAGCGATGATGCAGCGCGCCCAGCCTGACGCGCTGTTCATGCACTGCCTGCCCGCGCACCGCGGCGAGGAAGTCGAAGCGGCCGTCATCGACGGCAAGCAGAGCGTCGTGTGGGACGAGGCGGAAAACCGCCTGCACGTGCAGAAGGCGCTGATGGAATACCTGCTCTGCGGCCGGTACTAAGACAGCCCTGGTGACCTGGCAGTGACCCGAACCGAGTCTGAAGCCACAAAAAAAGGCCGCTCCGATTGATGTCGGTGAACTGACCCCGTAAAGTTGGACGGGTAATTTAGGCGGCCAAGGGCTGAGTCCTGTATTGCACAGGGCTCAGCCCTTTTAGCTTGATCTTGATGCGCTCGTGATTGTAGTACCGGATGTATTCGGCAATGGCGCGTCGCAGTTGGTCGATGTCCGCGAAGCGCTCTAACCGGAAGCACTCTGACTTGAGTGTGCCGAAGAAGCTTTCCATTGCCGCATTGTCTAGGCAGTTGCCTTTGCGGGACATGCTCTGGCGCAGGCCTCGCGCGGCCAGTTTGCGACGATACGCTGCCATTTGATACGGCCAGCCTTGATCCGAATGCAGCATCGGCGTCTCGCACGGGCGCAGCTTGCGCAACGCCTTGTCGAGCATCTCCCGGATCAGCGTGTAATCAGGTCGTTCACTGGTTTGCCAGGCGACGATCTCTCCGTTGTACAGGTCCAGGACGGGCGACAGGTACAGCTTTTTGCCGCCGACGTTGAACTCCGTCACGTCCGTTACCCACTTCTCGTTCGGCTTGCTCGCCTCAAACTCGCGCTGTAGCAGATTGGGAGCAACCCGCCCGACTTGCCCGCGGTAAGAGCGGTATTTCTTCGGCCGCACGAGTGACTTCAACTGTAGCGCCGACATCAATCGCTGTACGGTCTTGTGATTCACCAACGTCCCTGCCCGACGGAGCGTCGCCGTGATCCGGCGGTAGCCATATCGGCCCTTGTGCTGGGCATAGATGTGCTGAATGCGCTCCTTGAGCGCGCCGTGACGATCCTCTGCCTGGCTTGTCGCCATCTGGTAGTAGTACGTGCTGCGTGCGAGATTCGCGGCCTTGAGCAAGCTCGACAATGAATGCCGCTCACGCAGCGCACTCACGACTTGCGCTTTTTCTTTGGTGCCTGCTGCTGTTTGGCACGCAGCAGGGCATCTAACTTTTTTAGGTACGCCACCTCCGCGCGCAAACACTCGTTCTCTTTGAGCAAATCCTCGCGCGAGCGCTCGTCTTGAGCCGGCTGCGCAGCGGGTTGGGGATCTTGCTTGGACTGGGACATGATGGGTGCCCCGCCTTTGCGGCGCGGCTGTAGGGCGTCGAAACCGCCCTCATGATACTGGCGGTCCCAGCGGCTGACGCCGCCAGCCTCACGCAAATCGAACACAGCGCTGACTTGCTGATAGGACAACTCGTCGCGCCACATGCGCTGCAGCACCGTCAGCTTGAACTCGGCGCTATACGCTTCATGCTTCTTGCGTAGTCCGGATTTCCCATGGCGCTGCCACGCGTTGATCCAGCGCCGGATCACAGAACGGCCTATCCCGTACTTCTGGCTCAGCCCTGCGGTCCCAACGGCCCCCCTCAAATACTCCTGAACTACTTGGCGCTTGAACGCCTCTTCATACTTCGCCATGAAAAACACCCCAAAGGTTGAACAGATGTCCAACTTTTGGGGTGCAGTTCATACGATTGATGTCGGAGCGGCCTTTTTCGTTTTGAAGCGCGAGCAGCCGCTTACTTCTTGTCGCCGCCGAGCTGGGGCAGCGCGCTGCTGGTGCCCAGGGACAGCAGGCCGGCCTTGGAGTAGATGGCCAGCTTGTCGCGGGTGTCCATCAGGTCCAGGTTGCGCATGGTCAGCTGGCCGATGCGGTCGGCCGGGCTGAACGGTGCGTCTTCGACCTTTTCCATCGACAGGCGCTCGGGCGCGTAGGTCAGGTTGGGCGACTCGGTGTTCAGGATGGAGTAATCGTTGCCGCGGCGCAGCTCCAGCGTCACGGTACCGGTCACGGCGCGGGCCACCCAGCGTTGGGCGGTTTCGCGCAGCATGATGGCCTGCGGGTCGAACCAGCGGCCCTGGTACAGCAGGCGGCCCAGGCGCAGGCCATTGATGCGGTACTGCTCGATGGTGTCCTCGTTGTGGATGCCGGTGACCAGGCGCTCGTAGGCGATGTGCAGCAACGCCATGCCCGGGGCTTCGTAGATGCCGCGGCTCTTGGCTTCGATGATGCGGTTTTCGATCTGGTCGCTCATGCCCAGGCCGTGGCGGCCGCCGATGCGGTTCAGCTCCAGGAACATCTCCACCGGGTCGGCAATTTCGCGGCCGTTGACGGCCACGGGGCGGCCTTCGTCGAAGGTGATCGAAACCTCTTCGGCCTTGACTTCGACTTCCGGCTTCCAGAACGCCACGCCCATGATCGGGTTGACGATGCGGATGCCGCTGTTCAGATGCTCAAGGTCCTTGGCCTCGTGGGTGGCGCCCAGCATGTTGGAGTCGGTGGAGTAGGCCTTTTCGGCGCTCATCTTGTAGCCGAAACCTTCCTTCGTCATGAAGGCCGACATTTCGGCGCGGCCGCCCAGCTCGTCGATGAAGGTCTGGTCAAGCCACGGCTTGTAGATCTTCAGGGCCGGGTTGGTCAGCAGGCCGTAGCGGTAGAAGCGCTCGATGTCATTGCCCTTGAAGGTGGAGCCGTCGCCCCAGATGTGGACGTCGTCTTCCTTCATGGCGGCCACCAGCATGGTGCCGGTCACGGCGCGGCCCAGCGGCGTGGTGTTGAAGTAGGTGATGCCGCCGGTGCTGATGTGGAAGGCGCCGGCCTGGATGGCGGCAATGCCTTCATTGGCCAGTTGCGGGCGGCAGTCGATCAGGCGAGCCTTCTCTGCACCGTATTCCAGGGCCTTGCGGGGGATGGCATCGTAGTCTTCCTCGTCGGGCTGGCCGAGATTGGCGGTGTAGGCATAGGGCAGGGCGCCCTTGTTCTTCATCCAGCGCAGGGCCGCGCTGGTGTCCAGGCCGCCGGAGAAGGCGATGCCGACCTTCTGGCCGACGGGAACGTGTTGCAGGATGGTTTCCATGGAGTGTCTCTTCAAAATGATCGCGGCTGGCGTTTGACTGGCCTGCGCCAGAGGCTAAAGAAGCCCGGAATGGCTGCGCTGCCCCGGAGCGGGCTCGAGGCAGCCTTTCGGGGGCTTATGCGTAGTGGCAGATGTAGTGGTAGGCCTCGGTCACGCGGATGTCGAACTTGGAGTTTGCGGGAACCTGGAAGCGTTCGCCGGGGCCGGATTGTTTCCACTCGTCGCTACCGTCGAGCCGGTATTCGCAAGAACCGCCCACGCATTCCATGATCTCGGCGGCGGCCGTGCCGAAGGTCAGCGTGGCGGGCAGCACCACGCCCACGGACTTTTTGGTGCCGTCGGGCAGCGCAAAGCTGTGGCTGACGCACTTGCCGTCAAAGTACACATTGGCCTTGGTGGTGAGGCGGACGCCGTCAATGGTTTCGGTGGTCATGAAATGGAACGCGAAAGGCGTGGTCAGGGTCAAACCGGCCATTTTAGGCCAAAGAACCAGCCCAAAGAACAAGAACGCCGTGGCCGGGGTTCTTGATCGCGTTGTGTGCGAATCCGCGGGCGTCGGGGGGCAGCGGTGCCGGCGTGGGCCGTCGCTGCGGTGACGGCCGCGCGGCCTGCGCCGCTGCGGGTCGGATTGCCCGCCACGCCGCCGACAAAGGCGCCAATCACCGCGCTTGCATCTGTGTTGCGTGGAGCCATCGCCACGCTTGGTTGGGTCGTCGCAGACCGGCTGAGCGATGGTGTTGCGGACAGCACACGCGCAAACCGGTATTGTTGGATGTTCCGACGGGCGCCATGGGGGCGCTCGCTTCTCGGGGGAGACCATGCACAAGCCGCACGGCAAGCACATCAACCTCGCGCTGCAGGGCGGCGGCGCGCACGGGGCGTTCACTTGGGGCGTGCTCGACGCGCTGCTCGAAGACGGGCGCCTGTCGTTCGAGGGGCTGAGCGGCACCAGCGCCGGCTCGATGAATGCCGTGGTGATGCTCGACGGCCTGCTCGAGGGCGGCCCCGAGCGCGCGCGCGAAAAGCTGCATGCGTTCTGGCTGGCGGTGTCGACCGCGGGCTCGCCGTTCTCCACGATGGGCGAGAACGCCAAGACGCTGCTGTCCGGCAGGCCCTTCTTTCCCGACAGCTGGCCGGTGGCCGACTGGATGCGCATGTGGGACAGCTGGATCAGCGCGACCACCCAGGGCGCGCACTACAACCCGCTGCGCGACCTGCTGGCGAACCAGGTGGACTTCGACCGCCTGCGCGCCTGCCCGGACACCAAGCTGTTCCTCGCCGCCACGGACGTGAACACGGGCAACGTGCGCGTCTTCGGCACCCCCGAGATCGATGTCGAGGTGGTGCTGGCCTCGGCCTGCCTGCCGTACCTGTACCCGGCCATCGAGATCGACCGCCATCACTACTGGGACGGCGGCTACATGGGCAACCCGGTGCTGTTCCCGTTCTTCTACGAGACGAAGACGCAGGACATCCTGCTCGTGCACGTCAACCCGATCGTGCGCAAGGATGTGCCCGACCAGCCGCACGAAGTGATGGAGCGCCTGAACGAGATCACCTTCAACGCGTCCCTGCTGCGCGAGATGCGCGCCATCGCCTTCGTGCAGAAGCTGATCGCGGAGGACTGGCTCAAGCCCGAATACCGGGATCGGCTCAAATACATCTATCTGCACGCCATCCGTGCCGACCGGCCGCTGGGCGACCTGTCGTCCTCGACCAAGCTGGTGACGGACTGGAGCTTCCTGACCATGCTCAAGGAGCGCGGCCGGCAGGAGGCCAAGCTCTGGCTGCGCAAGCATTTCGACGATGTCGGCAGGAACGGCACCGTCGATATCCAGAACGAATACCTGCGCGGGCAGGAGGTCTAGACTCCCGGGCGGTGCGCGTCGCGCCGTCAGATGACGATGGGCTCGGGCTCGATGCGCACGCCGAAGCGCGCATGCACCGTGTCCTGGATTTCGCGTGCCAGCGTCATCAGCTGCACGGCGCTGCCGCCGCCCCGGTGCACCAGCACCAGTGCCTGCTTGTCGTACACCCCCACCGCGCCGCTTTGCCGGCCCTTGAAGCCGCACTGGTCGATCATCCAGCCGGCGGCGAGCTTGTAGCTGCCATCCGGCTGCGCGTAGCCGACCAGGCTGGGGAACCGCGCCAGCAGCGCATCGCGCGTGGCGGTATCGACGATGGGGTTCTTGAAGAAGCTGCCCGCGTTGCCGATCTCGGCCGGATCGGGCAGCTTGCGGCGGCGGATGGCGACCACGGCATCGAAGATGTCCTGCGCCGCCGGCGCGGCGATGTCCCGCGCGGCCAGCTCGCGGGCCAGTTCTGCGTAGTGCGTGTCGGGCTGCCAGTCCACGGGCAGCGCGAAGGTGACTTCGGCGATGACGTAGCGGTCGGCGCCGGCGCGCTTGAAGAGGCTGTCGCGGTAGCCGAAGGCGCAGTCGGCGGCATCCAGCGTGACGAATTCGCCGGCATGGCGGTCGTAGGCGCGCAGGGAGTGGAAGCGGTCCTTGATCTCGACGCCGTACGCGCCGATGTTCTGGATGGGCGCGGCGCCCACGGTGCCGGGGATCAGCGCCAGGTT
The sequence above is a segment of the Ralstonia nicotianae genome. Coding sequences within it:
- a CDS encoding IS3 family transposase (programmed frameshift) — its product is MAKYEEAFKRQVVQEYLRGAVGTAGLSQKYGIGRSVIRRWINAWQRHGKSGLRKKHEAYSAEFKLTVLQRMWRDELSYQQVSAVFDLREAGGVSRWDRQYHEGGFDALQPRRKGGAPIMSQSKQDPQPAAQPAQDERSREDLLKENECLRAEVAYLKKFRCPAACQTAAGTKEKAQVVSALRERHSLSSLLKAANLARSTYYYQMATSQAEDRHGALKERIQHIYAQHKGRYGYRRITATLRRAGTLVNHKTVQRLMSALQLKSLVRPKKYRSYRGQVGRVAPNLLQREFEASKPNEKWVTDVTEFNVGGKKLYLSPVLDLYNGEIVAWQTSERPDYTLIREMLDKALRKLRPCETPMLHSDQGWPYQMAAYRRKLAARGLRQSMSRKGNCLDNAAMESFFGTLKSECFRLERFADIDQLRRAIAEYIRYYNHERIKIKLKGLSPVQYRTQPLAA
- the argG gene encoding argininosuccinate synthase, whose protein sequence is METILQHVPVGQKVGIAFSGGLDTSAALRWMKNKGALPYAYTANLGQPDEEDYDAIPRKALEYGAEKARLIDCRPQLANEGIAAIQAGAFHISTGGITYFNTTPLGRAVTGTMLVAAMKEDDVHIWGDGSTFKGNDIERFYRYGLLTNPALKIYKPWLDQTFIDELGGRAEMSAFMTKEGFGYKMSAEKAYSTDSNMLGATHEAKDLEHLNSGIRIVNPIMGVAFWKPEVEVKAEEVSITFDEGRPVAVNGREIADPVEMFLELNRIGGRHGLGMSDQIENRIIEAKSRGIYEAPGMALLHIAYERLVTGIHNEDTIEQYRINGLRLGRLLYQGRWFDPQAIMLRETAQRWVARAVTGTVTLELRRGNDYSILNTESPNLTYAPERLSMEKVEDAPFSPADRIGQLTMRNLDLMDTRDKLAIYSKAGLLSLGTSSALPQLGGDKK
- the ppnP gene encoding pyrimidine/purine nucleoside phosphorylase, coding for MTTETIDGVRLTTKANVYFDGKCVSHSFALPDGTKKSVGVVLPATLTFGTAAAEIMECVGGSCEYRLDGSDEWKQSGPGERFQVPANSKFDIRVTEAYHYICHYA
- a CDS encoding patatin-like phospholipase family protein, with protein sequence MHKPHGKHINLALQGGGAHGAFTWGVLDALLEDGRLSFEGLSGTSAGSMNAVVMLDGLLEGGPERAREKLHAFWLAVSTAGSPFSTMGENAKTLLSGRPFFPDSWPVADWMRMWDSWISATTQGAHYNPLRDLLANQVDFDRLRACPDTKLFLAATDVNTGNVRVFGTPEIDVEVVLASACLPYLYPAIEIDRHHYWDGGYMGNPVLFPFFYETKTQDILLVHVNPIVRKDVPDQPHEVMERLNEITFNASLLREMRAIAFVQKLIAEDWLKPEYRDRLKYIYLHAIRADRPLGDLSSSTKLVTDWSFLTMLKERGRQEAKLWLRKHFDDVGRNGTVDIQNEYLRGQEV
- the murB gene encoding UDP-N-acetylmuramate dehydrogenase, which translates into the protein MALLDPHYPLGRHNTFRFEAAARYAAHVRAAQDIAEALTDPRARGLPVLVLGGGSNIVLTRDFDGLVLLMEIPGVQVGRATLDGRAVHTVTAGAGESWHGLVARTVADGLPGLENLALIPGTVGAAPIQNIGAYGVEIKDRFHSLRAYDRHAGEFVTLDAADCAFGYRDSLFKRAGADRYVIAEVTFALPVDWQPDTHYAELARELAARDIAAPAAQDIFDAVVAIRRRKLPDPAEIGNAGSFFKNPIVDTATRDALLARFPSLVGYAQPDGSYKLAAGWMIDQCGFKGRQSGAVGVYDKQALVLVHRGGGSAVQLMTLAREIQDTVHARFGVRIEPEPIVI